One part of the Pecten maximus chromosome 1, xPecMax1.1, whole genome shotgun sequence genome encodes these proteins:
- the LOC117339562 gene encoding calcium-regulated heat-stable protein 1-like: protein MDIPQSQAVNNAILAGSPRNRFLVPSPIPTRRTRTLSQSDSAKKSEVYSGIVKAFCRQKGHGFIQELQEDDVHPNQEPLFVHISDIDGEYVPKEGDHVSFKKILIPPKKEKYHAVHVVITHLEEGVSHEKWDSQ, encoded by the exons ATGGACATACCACAAAGTCAAGCCGTTAATAACGCAATCCTAGCAGGATCTCCAAGGAATCGATTTCTGGTTCCCAGTCCAATCCCAACCCGGCGAACCAGAACTCTCTCACA ATCAGATAGTGCGAAAAAAAGTGAGGTTTACAGCGGTATCGTGAAGGCATTCTGTCGACAGAAGGGTCACGGTTTTATCCAGGAACTCCAGGAAGATGACGTCCATCCAAACCAGGAACCACTGTTTGTTCATATTTCAGA TATTGACGGCGAGTATGTACCGAAGGAAGGCGACCATGTGTCATTCAAGAAGATTTTAATTCCACCCAAGAAGGAGAAGTATCACGCTGTCCATGTTGTTATCACCCACCTGGAGGAAGGGGTTTCACACGAGAAGTGGGACTCTCAGTGA
- the LOC117339576 gene encoding uncharacterized protein LOC117339576 produces the protein MNERHDALYNRARGVLNQNIKRLWFKVNPYLEKKDTLDAHPESPTRFIQPLQSTILSESLLDHKTREHRELEIGGFWEFLYSDQWSGHCSVRVMEGQLLETMMAVLHALERDGEVIHKKTHAYARNERERRGCYRLANQEGCDTVQETLLLEFTYYGRRKQRSPQSTADSSSGYPGSGGGTTTLGSASPSCPSSNETSTAVPNIHSSPKPPNITKPTRRRRQSAPNIRRTVPKNTQRRLSRIPDTAEEGKNLTNESERQDRNFLLELPDFQSNISSESSDFRTTNAIVRNLSRLPCSEKIPYTGNGTMEEFGLQNENLLTEDGVELWEEMMYLSDVKSKSAMETSSMKLRRYMNEKYQAIKEKEDLYAEWEKQRISAFKPVSKYAEMDAEESSSSSGVQYRFLDTVPDFEDFLLILEEDSKFDPRFKRAKQISRKIAKRYNIAKENISGIAGAENEKKTQNTSSRLPPISEKGNQTKKSFRSSDNKSRMSSKTPTGSRRISAFGRGSVTSMYVNEKVDNEKTAHEVGVVTASKSCEKHVLEHGGRRSSHRGSMCKGLTLKDNKKKKKTQEEVPSIYLTSPAGANYLLYQPVSTKVESKRRGTLHTANTSGPIAEVEFEQEPSEKAVGRIDQSEKGVSKDNVYSSDDEQDDTTDIQKLFDTRKLNKQYSFERLRGKNFHKKKPAFFGVLKKYYKMQKVADAFTSHKSKRKSVFQRLLDKDRQRHESDTDVVGKLKTYNFLYHRQRTKTEVDKCDFSSLSMDIFRDNLIRALDDFVVRKERVVSNIGAKSTTHITFTKQSIFNHRE, from the exons GTGGATTCTGGGAGTTCCTCTACTCAGACCAATGGAGTGGTCACTGCTCGGTACGTGTGATGGAGGGTCAGTTACTAGAGACAATGATGGCGGTCCTACACGCGCTGGAAAGGGACGGGGAAGTGATCCACAAGAAAACGCATGCGTACGCGCGAAATGAGCGCGAGAGGCGGGGTTGTTACAGACTTGCCAATCAAGAG GGGTGTGACACAGTGCAGGAGACACTTCTGTTGGAGTTTACGTATTATGGCCGCCGGAAGCAGAGATCACCACAAAGCACGGCTGATTCAAGCAGTGGCTACCCTGGTAGCGGGGGTGGTACCACCACATTGGGATCTGCGTCCCCTTCCTGTCCCTCGAGCAACGAAACATCTACAGCTGTCCCAAACATCCACAGCTCACCAAAACCGCCAA ACATCACTAAACCCACACGTCGAAGACGGCAAAGTGCCCCAAATATTCGAAGAACGGTGCCGAAGAATACACAACGCCGCCTGTCCCGAATTCCAGATACCGCGGAAGAAGGCAAAAATTTAACCAATGAATCTGAACGTCAAGATCGGAATTTTCTTTTAGAGCTTCCTGATTTCCAATCTAACATCAGTAGTGAGAGTAGCGATTTCCGAACGACAAACGCAATTGTTCGGAATCTCTCCAGACTCCCCTGCTCGGAAAAGATACCATATACGGGAAACGGCACTATGGAGGAATTTGGTCTTCAAAATGAAAACCTACTAACAGAGGACGGGGTGGAATTATGGGAGGAAATGATGTACTTAAGTGATGTTAAATCGAAAAGTGCGATGGAAACATCATCAATGAAACTCAGACGATACATGAATGAAAAATACCAAGCGATAAAGGAAAAGGAGGATTTGTACGCAGAGTGGGAAAAGCAACGAATTTCAGCTTTCAAACCTGTGTCGAAATATGCTGAAATGGACGCCGAAGAAAGCAGTAGTTCTTCTGGAGTACAATATCGATTTCTCGACACCGTTCCGGATTTCGAGGATTTTCTCCTGATATTAGAAGAGGATTCAAAGTTTGATCCTAGATTTAAAAGAGCAAAACAAATCAGTAGGAAAATCGCCAAGAGGTACAACATCGCGAAGGAAAACATTTCTGGTATAGCTGGTGCCGAGAATGAAAAGAAAACGCAAAATACGTCCTCAAGATTACCGCCGATCTCAGAGAAAGGCAACCAAACGAAGAAAAGCTTTCGTTCGAGTGATAACAAATCTCGGATGTCGTCCAAGACTCCGACAGGTTCCCGTAGAATCTCCGCGTTTGGCAGAGGCAGTGTAACGAGTATGTATGTAAACGAGAAAGTGGACAACGAGAAAACAGCCCACGAAGTTGGAGTTGTCACAGCTTCAAAGTCCTGTGAGAAACATGTACTTGAGCATGGTGGGCGGCGCAGTTCTCATAGAGGATCCATGTGTAAAGGATTGACTCTAAAGGAcaataagaaaaagaaaaaaacacaagaGGAAGTCCCCTCGATATACCTGACATCTCCTGCCGGCGCAAACTATCTGTTGTACCAACCTGTGTCAACAAAGGTGGAGTCAAAGAGGCGAGGGACGCTACACACAGCTAATACGTCTGGTCCAATTGCAGAAGTGGAATTCGAACAAGAACCATCAGAGAAAGCAGTTGGTAGAATTGATCAGAGTGAGAAAGGAGTCTCAAAAGATAACGTGTATTCAAGTGACGACGAGCAGGATGATACGACAGATATCCAAAAACTGTTTGATACCAGAAAGCTCAACAAGCAATACAGCTTCGAGCGTTTGCGCGGGAAGAACTTCCACAAGAAGAAGCCGGCGTTTTTTGGTGTCCTTAAGAAATACTATAAAATGCAGAAAGTCGCCGATGCGTTTACTAGCCACAAATCTAAACGTAAATCGGTGTTTCAACGTCTGCTTGATAAAGACAGGCAGCGTCATGAATCAGATACGGATGTGGTAGGGAAACTGAAGACCTACAACTTCCTGTACCACAGACAGAGGACAAAGACTGAGGTCGATAAGTGCGATTTCAGCAGTCTCTCTATGGATATCTTCCGAGATAATCTCATCCGGGCACTCGATGACTTCGTCGTTAGGAAAGAACGGGTCGTGTCAAATATTGGCGCGAAAAGTACAACACACATAACCTTCACTAAACAATCTATTTTTAATCACAGAGAATGA